The following are from one region of the Candidatus Acidulodesulfobacterium ferriphilum genome:
- a CDS encoding P-II family nitrogen regulator encodes MKKIEAIIKPFKLDDVKEALNKIGIHGITVTEVKGFGRQKGHTELYRGAEYRVDFVPKAKLEIICSDEVAGDIISAVEKSAKTGNIGDGKIFVSPVEEVVRIRTGEKGELAI; translated from the coding sequence ATGAAAAAGATTGAAGCTATAATTAAACCTTTTAAACTCGACGATGTGAAAGAAGCGCTTAACAAAATAGGAATACACGGAATAACCGTTACGGAGGTTAAGGGCTTTGGAAGGCAGAAAGGTCATACGGAACTGTATAGAGGCGCCGAATATAGGGTTGATTTCGTCCCCAAGGCAAAGCTCGAGATAATATGTTCCGACGAGGTCGCGGGAGATATAATCTCGGCTGTCGAAAAAAGCGCAAAGACGGGCAATATCGGGGACGGAAAGATATTCGTATCGCCGGTAGAAGAGGTTGTAAGGATAAGAACCGGAGAAAAAGGGGAGTTGGCTATTTAG
- a CDS encoding sigma-54-dependent Fis family transcriptional regulator has translation MKLILIIDDEESIRKSLEGILTDEGYKVISEGSGEAGFKAFNEISPNAVLLDIWLPGRDGVSILNDMVKANKNIPVIMISGHSDIDTAIKTIKMGAYDFIEKPLSLDRVLIAVENAVKYNSVSEKKIIMANSLSGGFELIGESDSIKFLKEKILKAAQAEAPVLITGENGTGKEMVARALHLSSSRKEEPFIAINCAAIPEELIESEIFGYEKGAFTGANSKKRGKFELADGGTLFLDEIGDMSLRMQSKVLRVLQDKKFQRVGGETEVETDTRVIAATNKDLEKEMAAGRFRSDLFYRLNVIPFFIPPLRDRREDIPLLINYFIKSFGKAQMLEIDERAMNVLKNYDWPGNVRELKNIIERFSIFNSQNKITEEDVLNELKIKNDEYSISINKDNNKNDIEKYAGRDINSFKEAKEAFEKRYLTSKLKENDNNITKTAENIGMSRRNLQKRMARLFIHFLPKN, from the coding sequence GTGAAACTTATTTTAATAATAGACGATGAAGAAAGCATAAGAAAGTCTCTGGAAGGTATTTTGACGGACGAGGGATACAAAGTCATATCGGAAGGAAGCGGCGAAGCTGGTTTCAAGGCTTTTAACGAAATCTCTCCAAATGCGGTTTTATTAGACATCTGGCTTCCGGGCAGAGACGGGGTCAGTATTTTGAACGATATGGTTAAAGCAAATAAAAATATCCCCGTTATTATGATTTCAGGCCATTCCGATATCGATACCGCCATAAAAACCATAAAAATGGGAGCGTATGATTTTATAGAAAAACCCTTATCGCTCGACAGGGTTCTTATCGCCGTCGAAAATGCCGTTAAATACAACAGCGTCAGCGAAAAAAAGATAATAATGGCAAACAGCCTTTCGGGCGGTTTTGAACTTATAGGGGAGTCCGATAGCATTAAGTTTTTAAAAGAAAAAATATTGAAGGCGGCACAGGCTGAGGCACCCGTTTTAATTACGGGAGAAAACGGAACAGGAAAAGAGATGGTCGCAAGGGCGCTCCATTTAAGCAGTTCAAGGAAAGAAGAGCCTTTCATTGCAATTAATTGCGCCGCCATACCCGAAGAACTCATAGAAAGCGAGATTTTTGGATACGAAAAGGGAGCTTTTACAGGCGCTAATAGTAAAAAAAGGGGGAAATTCGAACTTGCCGACGGCGGAACATTATTTCTCGATGAAATAGGGGATATGAGTTTAAGGATGCAGTCAAAAGTTTTAAGGGTTTTACAGGATAAGAAATTTCAAAGGGTCGGCGGCGAAACGGAGGTCGAGACAGATACGAGGGTTATAGCCGCGACAAATAAAGACCTCGAAAAGGAGATGGCGGCGGGCAGGTTCAGAAGCGATTTATTTTACAGGCTGAATGTTATCCCGTTTTTTATTCCGCCCTTAAGGGATAGAAGGGAAGATATTCCTTTATTGATTAATTATTTCATTAAAAGTTTCGGAAAGGCGCAGATGTTGGAAATAGACGAACGCGCGATGAATGTGTTGAAAAATTATGATTGGCCGGGCAATGTCAGGGAATTAAAAAATATTATCGAAAGGTTTTCCATTTTTAATTCGCAAAATAAAATAACCGAAGAGGATGTGCTGAACGAATTAAAAATTAAAAATGATGAATACAGCATTAGCATTAATAAAGATAACAATAAAAACGATATTGAAAAATATGCCGGCAGAGATATAAATTCCTTCAAGGAAGCAAAAGAGGCATTTGAAAAACGCTATTTAACGAGCAAGCTTAAAGAAAACGATAATAATATTACAAAAACAGCTGAAAATATCGGCATGAGCAGGAGAAATCTGCAAAAAAGAATGGCGCGGCTTTTTATCCATTTTTTGCCTAAAAATTAA